The Magnetococcus marinus MC-1 genome contains the following window.
TCCCCAACTTACGGTGGTGGGTATTGCGGGTCCTGGTGACCCCTTGGCCAATCCTGCGCGCACCTTTGAGACCTGTGAGCGGATTGCGGCAGAGTTTCCTGAGCTTCAGCTCTGTCTCTCTACCAACGGCTTGACCTTGCCACAGCATGTGGAGCGGATTAAAGCGTTAAACGTGCACCACGTTACCATTACCATCAATGCGCTGGATCCTGAGGTGGGGGCTAAGGTTTATCCTTGGATTTTCCACAATAACCGGCGTATCCGGGGTAAAAAAGCAGCCGCGATTCTGATTAGAAACCAGTTCAAAGGGCTGGAGATGCTGGTGGAGCGTGGTGTGTTGGTTAAGGTTAATTCGGTGATGATCCCCGGCATGAATGAGGATCATCTGCTGGAGGTCAATAAAGTGGTGAGTGAGAAGGGTGCCTTCTTACACAACATCATGCCGTTGATCTCCGCGCCGGAGCATGGCACCTACTTTGGTTTGATGGGGCAGCGCAATCCTGAAGATGGTGAGCTTGAGGCATTGCGGGCGCGTTGCGCTGGAGATGTGGAGCTCATGACCCATTGCCGCCAGTGCCGGGCCGATGCGGTGGGTATGTTGGGTGAAGATCGCAATGCGGAATTCACCATGGATAAAATTGCACCATCTGCGCCTTTTTTTGCCCCAGCGGCGAAAAATATCATTCCCATTCAGCTTTCCAGCAGTTCGGTGAGCGAGCGCACCCCTGCGGCCAATGAAGAGGCCACCCATGAGCCACGCAGGGTTAAAGGGGCGGTTACACGGCGTCTGGCGGTGACCTCTAAGAGTGGGACCCATCTGGATCAGCATTTTGGCCATGCCGAGCGTTTTTTGGTCTACGACGCCAGCCCGCATGGGGTGACTTTTGTGGAAGAGCGCAACGCCCAGCAATATTGCTTTGGCGATGATCATTGTGGGGATAAAGAGAGCGCACTCTCATTAGCGCTTAAAACGTTGACCGATTGTGAGGCAATCTTGTGTGAGCGCATCGGTTTTATGCCCTGGCAATCGTTGGAGCAGCAGGGGATTCAACCGATCAACCGTTTTGCGGGTGAAGCGATTGAAAATGCGCTGATGAGCTACTGTGCTGAACAGCCCGAAGCGAGCGCCAGCGGCGTGGCTTGTGTCCGTTAAGGAGAGGCAAAATGGCCCTGAGCATTACCGAGAAGTGTGTCAACTGCTGGGCGTGTGAAACGGTTTGCCCCAGCGATGCGATTGTGGCGGCAAGCCCCCACTTTTTGATTAAAGCCGATGCGTGTAGCGAGTGTGACGGTCATTATGCCGATTATCAAT
Protein-coding sequences here:
- a CDS encoding 4Fe-4S binding protein; the encoded protein is MALSITEKCVNCWACETVCPSDAIVAASPHFLIKADACSECDGHYADYQCAAICPVEEAILNSFGAPINPVGSLTGVPAEVRLAFEQGAGLHL
- the nifB gene encoding nitrogenase cofactor biosynthesis protein NifB encodes the protein MSASCSSGQSGPSVDTHPCFSKDAHHKYARMHLAVAPACNIQCNYCNRKYDCANESRPGVVSELLTPQQAVEKVRAVKAKIPQLTVVGIAGPGDPLANPARTFETCERIAAEFPELQLCLSTNGLTLPQHVERIKALNVHHVTITINALDPEVGAKVYPWIFHNNRRIRGKKAAAILIRNQFKGLEMLVERGVLVKVNSVMIPGMNEDHLLEVNKVVSEKGAFLHNIMPLISAPEHGTYFGLMGQRNPEDGELEALRARCAGDVELMTHCRQCRADAVGMLGEDRNAEFTMDKIAPSAPFFAPAAKNIIPIQLSSSSVSERTPAANEEATHEPRRVKGAVTRRLAVTSKSGTHLDQHFGHAERFLVYDASPHGVTFVEERNAQQYCFGDDHCGDKESALSLALKTLTDCEAILCERIGFMPWQSLEQQGIQPINRFAGEAIENALMSYCAEQPEASASGVACVR